A region from the Hydra vulgaris chromosome 10, alternate assembly HydraT2T_AEP genome encodes:
- the LOC105843385 gene encoding uncharacterized protein LOC105843385 isoform X2 translates to MSMSLVRCLILAITLYSNPVKANDGVSTWHQQSIYKYDGKVNARAQQLLNVNIDQSLRSIDNASSQDYTSFNKKTNNKKQHELVKTTKLAQRNQGLLVDTGKLRLKKKKKAKYEKVESVDRAKKQTQCYKSFSWCQNHSKKILRKIECEKELKQCILTACKKANKCNPSFDECYQRNTDNVKGKYRCYTKWKGCAERYCSIKL, encoded by the exons ATGAGCATGAGTTTGGTGCGTTGTTTGATTTTGGCAATAACTCTTTATTCAAATCCAGTAAAAG CCAATGATGGTGTGTCAACTTGGCATCagcaaagtatttataaatatgatggAAAAGTAAATGCAAGAGCTCAACAGTTGCTAAATGTAAATATAGATCAAAGTTTAAGGTCTATAGACAATGCTTCGTCGCAAGACTATACATCTTTcaataagaaaacaaacaataaaaaacagcaTGAACTTgtgaaaacaacaaaacttgCACAAAGGAACCAAGGACTTTTAGTTGACACTGGTAAGCTtcgtttaaaaaagaaaaaaaaggcaaaatacGAAAAAGTTGAATCTGTGGATCGAGCTAAAAAACAAACTcaa TGTTACAAATCATTTTCATGGTGtcaaaatcattcaaaaaaaatacttcgaAAAATTGAATGCGAAAAAGAACTTAAACAATGTATATTAACAGCttgtaaaaaagcaaacaaG TGCAATCCTTCGTTTGATGAATGCTATCAAAGAAACACTGACAATGTTAAAGGAAAATATAGATGCTACACAAAATGGAAAGGTTGCGCAGAACGTTATTGTTCTATTAAGTTGTAA